One window from the genome of Paramormyrops kingsleyae isolate MSU_618 chromosome 3, PKINGS_0.4, whole genome shotgun sequence encodes:
- the prorsd1 gene encoding prolyl-tRNA synthetase associated domain-containing protein 1 translates to MGSPGLRSELEEYLKQLNIETVCVDHPEVFTVEEMMPHVQHLKGAVTKNLFLKDKKKKGLWLVSARHDRQVNLNDLAKKLGVGSGNLRFAEESVMLEKLKVAQGCATALALFCDQEKSIKCVLDSDLVTGGHERVYFHPMTNAATMGLTPDDLLRFLRETGHEPILQSFD, encoded by the exons ATGGGATCACCAGGACTTCGATCAGAGTTGGAGGAGTACCTAAAGCAGCTTAACATTGAAACTGTCTGCGTTGACCACCCGGAG GTGTTTACCGTGGAGGAAATGATGCCGCACGTGCAGCACCTTAAGGGAGCTGTCACGAAAAACCTTTTCCTCAAGGATAAGAAGAAGAAGGGCCTTTGGCTTGTGTCCGCCCGACACGACCGTCAGGTAAACCTGAACGACTTGGCCAAGAAGCTGGGTGTTGGCAGCGGAAACCTCCGCTTTGCCGAAGAATCGGTCatgctggagaagctgaaggtgGCCCAAGGCTGTGCCACGGCTTTGGCACTCTTCTGCGACCAGGAAAAAAGCATCAAATGTGTGCTGGACAGCGACCTGGTGACTGGGGGTCACGAAAGGGTGTATTTTCACCCCATGACCAATGCAGCCACTATGGGGCTGACACCAGATGATTTACTGAGATTCTTAAGGGAAACAGGACATGAACCGATTCTGCAGAGCTTTGATTAG